From a single Oncorhynchus masou masou isolate Uvic2021 unplaced genomic scaffold, UVic_Omas_1.1 unplaced_scaffold_3206, whole genome shotgun sequence genomic region:
- the LOC135534251 gene encoding cytoplasmic dynein 2 heavy chain 1-like, with protein MGCSMDSLKFVSSWKSPITEAQLQVKVGGLQLEGCSFDGARLSENRHDSPSVSAVPDCYMAWIAQCSSGSYSPEEVISLPVYTSSERSVMTLERL; from the exons ATGGGCTGTTCCATGGACAGTCTGAAGTTTGTGTCATCATGGAAGAGTCCCATAACAGAGGCTCAACTCCAAGTCAAG GTGGGTGGTCTGCAGTTGGAGGGCTGTAGTTTTGATGGGGCTCGTCTGTCTGAGAACCGACATGACTCCCCCAGTGTGTCAGCTGTACCTGACTGCTACATGGCCTGGATAGCACag TGTTCCAGTGGCAGCTACAGTCCTGAGGAGGTCATCTCCCTGCCTGTGTACACCAGTTCTGAGCG CTCAGTAATGACCCTGGAGAGGCTCTGA